The following are from one region of the Candidatus Eisenbacteria bacterium genome:
- a CDS encoding DUF72 domain-containing protein produces MRGRDATRPDRRRESEVRFDLSRLPERFHLGTSSFSTTDWCGSFYPADLPQHEFLSHYAKVFRTVEIDATWHFMPGARTVDAWERKVPEGFVFAAKVPKVITHEKHLENCREDWERFLETMERLGGKLGPLLFQFKYFPKRQDAEEHKTGEKFLRRLEAFLPLLPDRGRYVVEIRNETWLRPPLMDLLRSRGIALALVDHVTMPRPARWFELCDPITADFSYVRFLGDHHAMDNLVAHKREGGGKSRDWDELVVDRASEMREWVPVLQRVASGVGDLYAYFNNHYAGFAPGSIELFLRVWEEETGRGSPAGTPRPREEGP; encoded by the coding sequence ATGAGAGGAAGAGACGCCACTCGGCCGGACCGACGGAGGGAGAGCGAAGTGCGATTCGACTTGAGCCGCCTGCCCGAGAGATTCCACCTGGGGACCTCATCCTTCAGCACGACCGACTGGTGCGGGTCGTTCTATCCCGCCGATCTCCCGCAGCACGAGTTCCTCTCCCACTACGCGAAGGTCTTCCGGACGGTGGAGATCGACGCGACGTGGCATTTCATGCCCGGGGCGCGAACGGTCGACGCATGGGAAAGGAAGGTCCCCGAGGGCTTCGTCTTCGCGGCGAAGGTGCCCAAGGTCATCACCCACGAGAAGCATCTCGAGAACTGCAGGGAGGACTGGGAGCGCTTCCTGGAGACGATGGAACGGCTCGGAGGCAAGCTCGGGCCGTTGCTCTTCCAGTTCAAGTACTTCCCGAAGCGCCAGGACGCCGAGGAGCACAAGACAGGAGAGAAGTTCCTCCGGCGTCTCGAAGCATTCCTGCCGCTCCTGCCCGACAGGGGCAGGTATGTGGTGGAGATCCGCAACGAGACGTGGCTCCGGCCGCCGCTCATGGATCTGCTCCGATCGCGGGGGATCGCCCTGGCCCTGGTGGACCACGTGACGATGCCGAGGCCGGCCAGGTGGTTCGAGCTGTGCGATCCGATCACGGCGGACTTCTCCTATGTCCGGTTCCTCGGGGACCATCACGCCATGGACAATCTGGTCGCGCACAAGAGGGAGGGAGGAGGAAAGAGCCGCGACTGGGACGAACTCGTCGTCGATCGCGCGAGCGAGATGAGGGAGTGGGTCCCGGTCCTCCAGAGGGTCGCGTCGGGCGTGGGGGATCTCTACGCCTACTTCAACAACCATTACGCGGGATTCGCCCCCGGGTCGATCGAGCTGTTCCTGCGCGTGTGGGAGGAGGAGACCGGCCGGGGGAGCCCCGCTGGGACTCCGCGCCCGCGAGAGGAGGGGCCATGA